A portion of the Chlamydia avium 10DC88 genome contains these proteins:
- a CDS encoding TraR/DksA family transcriptional regulator, with amino-acid sequence MPLSEDEIANFKQRLLEMKSKLSHTLEGNAQEVKKPNEATGYSQHQADQGTDTFDRTISLEVTTKEYELLRQINRALEKIEEASYGICDVSGEEIPLARLMAIPYATMTVKAQSQFEKGLLYGN; translated from the coding sequence ATGCCCTTGTCTGAGGACGAAATAGCTAATTTTAAACAAAGACTCTTAGAAATGAAGTCTAAACTTTCTCATACTCTAGAAGGCAACGCGCAAGAAGTAAAAAAACCCAATGAAGCTACCGGATATTCTCAACACCAGGCCGACCAAGGAACAGATACTTTTGATCGTACCATCAGCTTAGAAGTAACTACCAAAGAGTATGAATTATTGCGTCAAATTAATCGTGCTTTGGAAAAAATTGAGGAAGCTTCCTACGGAATTTGTGATGTCAGTGGGGAAGAAATTCCTTTAGCACGCCTTATGGCTATTCCCTACGCTACGATGACTGTTAAAGCGCAATCACAATTTGAAAAAGGTTTGCTTTACGGAAATTAA
- the nrdR gene encoding transcriptional regulator NrdR: MQCPFCNHGELKVIDSRNAPEANAIKRRRECLNCGQRFTTFETVELTLQVLKRDGRYENFQESKLINGLNAASSHTRIGQDQVHAIAANVKSELLGKQNREISTKEIGELVMKYLKKADMIAYIRFACVYRRFKDVGELMEVLLSATPDMEK, from the coding sequence ATGCAGTGTCCTTTTTGCAATCACGGGGAGTTAAAAGTTATCGATTCAAGAAATGCTCCAGAAGCCAATGCAATTAAGCGTCGCCGAGAATGTTTAAATTGCGGACAAAGATTTACTACTTTTGAAACTGTAGAGCTAACACTACAAGTTTTAAAACGTGATGGCCGGTATGAAAACTTTCAGGAATCCAAGCTTATTAATGGGCTCAATGCGGCCTCTAGTCATACACGTATAGGACAAGATCAAGTGCACGCAATTGCCGCTAATGTAAAATCAGAACTATTGGGAAAACAAAATAGGGAAATCTCTACCAAAGAAATAGGCGAACTAGTAATGAAATATCTAAAAAAGGCAGATATGATTGCTTATATTAGATTTGCTTGTGTCTATAGGAGATTTAAAGATGTTGGCGAATTAATGGAAGTTCTGCTATCTGCAACTCCGGATATGGAAAAATAG
- a CDS encoding riboflavin synthase gives MFSGIVQELGTVAAIQTKYKNHELSLAICCSPQCVTGLQIGYSVAIDGVCLTVVDYDLSGKMFFDIIPETLECTTLGEYKVGRGVNIERSLKSGDEIGGHMVSGHVCGVAEIICIEKNRYDFHVPHALAYYLFSKGFVAIDGISLTISAVDGDRMSIGLIPETLSRTTLGYKRERDRVNIEPDMSVKTQVDALRRLHCTQ, from the coding sequence ATGTTTTCTGGGATTGTTCAAGAACTAGGAACGGTTGCTGCCATCCAAACTAAATACAAGAATCATGAATTATCTCTGGCAATCTGTTGCTCTCCTCAGTGTGTTACGGGGCTGCAGATTGGGTACAGTGTGGCTATTGATGGGGTGTGTCTCACTGTCGTAGATTATGATCTCTCTGGAAAAATGTTTTTTGATATTATTCCCGAGACTCTAGAGTGTACAACTTTGGGAGAGTACAAAGTTGGAAGAGGTGTAAATATTGAGCGTTCTTTGAAGTCTGGTGATGAGATTGGAGGCCACATGGTTTCGGGACATGTTTGTGGTGTTGCAGAAATTATCTGCATAGAAAAAAATCGTTACGATTTTCATGTCCCCCATGCTCTAGCCTATTATTTATTTTCTAAGGGATTTGTTGCTATAGACGGGATTAGTTTGACTATTTCTGCTGTAGATGGAGATAGGATGTCTATTGGATTAATTCCTGAAACGCTTTCTCGAACAACTTTAGGATATAAACGAGAAAGAGATAGAGTGAATATTGAACCTGATATGTCAGTGAAAACTCAGGTAGATGCATTACGACGCCTGCATTGTACCCAATAA